The following proteins are co-located in the Halarcobacter sp. genome:
- a CDS encoding metal ABC transporter solute-binding protein, Zn/Mn family, translating to MFKIFFILLLFFSSAFSMTAVTVTYPIEAFFLKKIADKTVYIRVIEQSATKFNLDNLEETKKFATSHYYFNFGLDEEKTIEDYFKKRNPNLKVFNMSESLLFLKLKNGKFNPYIWLDPISARDIAKNIYEAIIKIRPYDKDIYKVNYENFLNELDETYLDIKKRLDESELYGIFSFNNELDYFTNRFRINNYHREYRMLHIDEVSSLLKFVRKENIKHILISNEADFRVAQSFKGYIDGKIIEYNIYTRHWKVNLYTILRGIENF from the coding sequence ATGTTTAAAATTTTTTTCATATTATTGCTTTTCTTCTCATCAGCTTTCTCTATGACGGCTGTAACTGTAACTTATCCAATTGAAGCCTTCTTTTTAAAAAAAATTGCAGATAAAACTGTTTATATAAGAGTAATTGAACAAAGTGCAACAAAGTTTAATCTTGATAATTTAGAAGAGACTAAAAAGTTTGCAACAAGTCATTACTATTTTAATTTTGGATTAGATGAAGAGAAAACTATAGAAGATTATTTTAAAAAGAGAAATCCAAATTTAAAAGTTTTTAATATGAGTGAATCTCTTCTTTTTTTAAAACTAAAAAATGGGAAATTTAATCCTTATATCTGGTTAGACCCTATATCTGCAAGAGATATTGCAAAAAATATATATGAGGCTATTATTAAAATTAGACCATATGACAAAGATATTTATAAAGTAAACTATGAGAATTTTTTAAATGAATTAGATGAAACATATTTAGATATTAAAAAAAGGCTTGATGAAAGTGAACTTTATGGTATTTTTTCATTTAATAATGAATTAGACTATTTTACAAATAGATTTAGAATAAATAATTACCATCGTGAATATAGAATGTTACATATTGATGAAGTTTCTTCTTTACTAAAGTTTGTAAGAAAAGAAAATATTAAACATATTTTGATTTCAAACGAGGCAGATTTTAGAGTTGCCCAATCCTTTAAAGGTTATATAGATGGCAAGATTATAGAATATAATATTTATACTAGACATTGGAAAGTAAATCTTTATACAATTTTAAGAGGTATAGAGAATTTTTAA
- the aspS gene encoding aspartate--tRNA ligase encodes MRTHYCTEVTEKNIGEIVTVAGWVNSRRDHGGIIFIDLRDRGGLVQLVCDPADNKEAWEVADSVRDEFVLIAKGKVRERGEGLENPNLITGKIEIVVESLTIENRSKPMPFELGDEKVNEEIRLKNRFLELRTKRSYDIFKLRSTANIAVRNCLNELGFLDVETPILTKSTPEGARDYLVPSRVHPGEFYALPQSPQLFKQLLMVSGFDKYFQIAKCFRDEDLRADRQPEFTQIDVEMSFCTQEDVIQVAEKLIHDTFKACGKDVPTTFPRITYKEAMEKYGSDKPDLRFDMAMVDVIDVFANSTNEIFASIAKDTKNNRIKALKCPNGDNIFSKRQMKGFEDYVRKFGAKGLGYFQMKEDGLKGPLTKFFSEADLEEIIKLTSLEVGDVVFFGAGDKKTVCDYMGRFRLYLAEQMDIIPSDTFEFVWVVDFPMFEVEDGRTKALHHPFTMPNLEKCDLDNIEDIEDIESIAYDIVLNGTELGGGSIRIHKEEIQSKVFKLMGISDEDAQEKFGFLLDALKYGAPSHGGFAMGFDRLIMLLAGTDSIRDVIAFPKTQRAQCLLTDAPSAVDTDQLKELSLRIRKIEA; translated from the coding sequence TTGAGAACGCATTATTGTACTGAAGTAACTGAGAAAAATATTGGTGAAATTGTTACTGTTGCTGGATGGGTAAACAGTAGAAGAGACCATGGTGGAATTATTTTTATTGATTTAAGAGATAGAGGGGGACTAGTTCAATTAGTTTGTGACCCTGCTGATAATAAAGAAGCCTGGGAAGTGGCTGATAGTGTTAGAGATGAATTTGTTCTTATTGCAAAAGGTAAAGTAAGAGAAAGAGGTGAAGGTTTAGAAAACCCAAATCTTATTACAGGAAAGATTGAGATTGTAGTAGAATCATTAACTATAGAAAACAGATCTAAACCTATGCCTTTTGAATTAGGTGATGAAAAAGTAAATGAAGAGATTAGATTAAAAAATAGATTTTTAGAACTTAGAACAAAAAGATCATATGATATTTTCAAACTAAGAAGTACTGCAAATATTGCAGTAAGAAACTGTTTAAATGAATTAGGGTTTTTAGATGTTGAAACTCCAATTTTAACTAAATCTACTCCAGAAGGTGCTAGAGATTATCTTGTTCCAAGTAGAGTTCATCCAGGTGAATTTTATGCATTACCACAATCACCACAATTATTTAAACAATTATTAATGGTATCTGGTTTTGATAAATATTTTCAAATCGCTAAATGTTTTAGAGATGAAGATTTAAGAGCAGATAGACAGCCAGAGTTTACTCAAATAGATGTTGAGATGAGTTTTTGTACACAAGAAGATGTTATTCAAGTAGCTGAAAAACTTATTCATGATACATTTAAAGCTTGTGGAAAAGATGTTCCTACTACTTTCCCTAGAATTACATATAAAGAAGCTATGGAAAAATATGGTTCTGATAAACCTGATTTAAGATTTGATATGGCTATGGTGGATGTAATTGATGTTTTTGCTAACTCAACAAATGAGATTTTTGCTTCAATTGCAAAAGATACAAAAAATAATAGAATTAAAGCTTTAAAATGTCCAAATGGAGATAATATTTTTTCTAAAAGACAAATGAAAGGTTTTGAAGATTACGTTAGAAAATTTGGAGCTAAAGGTCTTGGTTACTTCCAAATGAAAGAAGATGGTCTAAAAGGACCACTTACTAAATTCTTCTCTGAGGCTGATTTAGAAGAGATTATAAAATTGACTTCTCTTGAAGTTGGTGATGTAGTATTCTTTGGAGCAGGGGATAAAAAAACTGTATGTGATTATATGGGAAGATTTAGATTATACCTTGCAGAGCAAATGGATATTATCCCTAGTGATACTTTTGAGTTTGTTTGGGTTGTTGATTTCCCAATGTTTGAAGTTGAAGATGGAAGAACAAAAGCGTTACACCATCCATTTACAATGCCAAATTTAGAAAAATGTGATTTAGATAATATTGAAGATATAGAAGATATTGAATCTATTGCATACGATATTGTATTAAATGGAACTGAGCTTGGTGGTGGTTCAATCAGAATTCATAAAGAAGAGATTCAATCAAAAGTATTCAAACTTATGGGAATTTCAGATGAAGATGCACAAGAAAAATTTGGATTCTTATTAGATGCACTTAAATATGGTGCACCAAGCCATGGTGGATTTGCAATGGGATTTGATAGATTAATTATGCTTTTAGCTGGAACTGATTCTATTAGAGATGTAATTGCTTTCCCTAAAACGCAAAGAGCTCAATGTCTTCTTACAGATGCCCCATCTGCTGTTGATACTGACCAATTAAAAGAATTAAGCCTTAGAATAAGAAAAATCGAGGCATAA